The following are from one region of the Dreissena polymorpha isolate Duluth1 chromosome 2, UMN_Dpol_1.0, whole genome shotgun sequence genome:
- the LOC127869718 gene encoding uncharacterized protein LOC127869718, which produces MEELGRYCRVDYLSQRGKWLQLGKLLAVVFIPIFAGWAFTLYSLAENVIAKSAFIEAQGTMMKSIALGRLLFNIQKERDMSILYISRLGLGSKTFLLTDYDKTDKAFEQMWTWPTEFTMLEMKQFRSKESLMSYINLHRTALDINTSTTKSELEFYNGIVEFLLDWMIFNIQGTGFGEVWTTLVVFQKITWCTLDAGAERAYGALFFANGNFPDADMYDEYLNRIARFNINFKTSAYFSDLVDPLTEEKRDIKKYITAIKMLRTEIWYSNFRGNYSSIVKAQAYFDNTSFRIDYLYTLQEALAKRIINDMNETLHDIEMQMIAYAVVAVVVIAAFPVIIFFSEALTSHMQTFSKVLMKACDNLKDEQSKTDILLFQMLPKPVADRLKKNAKVESEFFKSATIKFTSIVDFNELTIKSAPLALVDLLNVLYTAMDEKLKMFDVYKVETINDTYMVASGVPVPNGSRHPVEIAYLALEIVSMMKRQAFGETRIKVPLQLKIGFSTGISMFTIPDISTNLVF; this is translated from the exons ATGGAAGAGCTGG GTCGATATTGCCGGGTGGACTATCTGAGCCAGCGAGGCAAGTGGTTACAGCTGGGAAAACTCCTGGCTGTCGTCTTTATCCCGATATTTGCCGGCTGGGCCTTCACCTTGTATAGCTTAGCGGAGAATGTTATTGCGAAGAGTGCGTTTATTGAG GCGCAAGGTACCATGATGAAATCAATCGCATTGGGAAGGCTTCTGTTTAACATACAGAAGGAACGCGACATGTCGATCCTGTACATCAGTCGACTGGGCCTCGGATCGAAGACATTCTTGCTTACAGATTACGATAAGACGGATAAAGCCTTTGAACAGATGTGGACCTGGCCGACGGAATTCACAATGCTCGAAATGAAGCAGTTTCGAAGCAAGGAAAGCCTGATGTCATATATCAACTTACACCGAACtgctctcgacatcaatacatcGACTACCAAATCTGAGCTTGAATTCTACAACGGAATCGTGGAATTCCTATTGGATTGGATGATCTTTAACATCCAAGGTACGGGATTTGGTGAAGTTTGGACGACCTTAGTCGTGTTCCAGAAGATCACATGGTGCACGCTAGACGCCGGGGCAGAACGGGCATATGGTGCATTGTTCTTTGCAAACGGAAACTTCCCTGACGCAGACATGTATGATGAATATTTGAATCGTATCGCGCGCTTCAATATCAACTTCAAAACTTCCGCTTACTTCTCTGACCTTGTCGATCCTCTAACGGAAGAAAAACgtgatattaaaaaatacataactgCAATTAAGATGCTTCGAACAGAAATCTGGTACAGTAATTTCAGGGGGAACTATTCTTCCATTGTTAAAGCACAGGCTTATTTTGACAATACGTCGTTTCGGATTGATTACCTGTACACTCTCCAAGAAGCATTAGCCAAAAGAATAATAAATGACATGAATGAAACCCTTCATGACATCGAGATGCAAATGATCGCCTACGCAGTGGTAGCAGTGGTTGTTATTGCAGCTTTTCCGGTTATCATATTCTTTTCTGAAGCACTGACTTCGCATATGCAAACTTTTTCAAAAGTTCTCATGAAAGCGTGCGATAATCTGAAGGACGAACAGAGCAAAACCGACATCCTACTGTTCCAAATGTTGCCGAAGCCAGTTGCCGACCGACTGAAGAAAAACGCCAAGGTTGAGTCGGAATTCTTTAAATCTGCGACTATCAAGTTCACCAGCATTGTTGATTTCAACGAACTAACGATAAAGTCAGCCCCCCTTGCCCTTGTGGACTTGCTTAACGTCCTGTACACGGCTATGGACGAGAAACTGAAGATGTTCGACGTGTACAAAGTAGAAACCATCAACGACACCTACATGGTTGCTTCAG GCGTCCCGGTACCGAATGGTTCTCGGCATCCAGTGGAAATTGCCTATCTGGCATTGGAGATCGTCTCCATGATGAAGAGGCAAGCGTTTGGTGAGACGCGGATCAAGGTCCCTCTGCAGCTGAAAATCGGTTTCAGCACAGGTATCTCAATGTTTACGATTCCTGATATTTCTACGAATTTGGTGTTTTAA
- the LOC127866952 gene encoding receptor-type guanylate cyclase gcy-4-like: protein MRSCGEPNMIHINEPTYRLLDKTGFFVLKLRGAITVKGKGEMVTYWLMDAITKPSKNPYTNETRLPGEAESFSSVSSVYNLGAVGSSDVYGVGEKTSASDSMAKYSISHV, encoded by the exons ATGCGCTCTTGTGGAGAAC CGAACATGATTCATATCAACGAACCGACCTACAGGCTACTGGATAAGACCGGTTTCTTCGTGCTGAAACTACGTGGGGCGATCACTGTAAAA GGCAAAGGTGAGATGGTGACCTACTGGCTAATGGACGCCATAACAAAGCCCTCGAAGAACCCGTACACGAACGAGACGCGGTTACCAGGGGAGGCCGAAAGCTTCTCGAGCGTCTCCTCAGTATATAACCTGGGTGCCGTTGGATCTAGTGATGTGTACGGTGTTGGCGAGAAGACTTCGGCCAGCGACTCAATGGCGAAGTACTCTATAAGTCATGTGTAG